CCGGCCGGCAGTCGAACATCTCCACCCATTCCCCCGATCGAAGGCGGATCCGATCATGGCCTGGCCCCCACCCCACCATGCCGCCCGCAAGCGCCGGGCGGCCGCCGCACTGCTCTCCGGCGCCCTGGCCGTCACCGGCCTGCTGGCCGGCGCGCCCGGAGCGCACGCGGCGGGCGAGACGGTGAACGTCTGGCTCACCACCACCGACGACGCGGGCGGCCGGCACGTCACCCGCGGCCTCGCCCAGCAGGCGGCGTTCACCTTCACCGCCGGCGCCGGCAGCGGCGGCCAGCTGATCTCGGTCGACGAGTCCACTCGCTACCAGCAGTTCACCGGTGGCGGCGCCTCGTTCACCGACACCGCCGCCTGGCTGATGAACGGCAGCGGTGCGCTGAGCGCGGCCGCCCGCGACGAGGCCATGCGCCGGCTGTTCTCGCCGACCGAGGGCATCGGCCTGTCCTTCCTGCGCAACCCGATGGGCTCCTCCGACCTGGCGCGCTACGGCTACACCTACGACGACCTGCCGGCGGGCTCGGTCGACCCGGCTCTGAACGGCTTCACGATCGCCCACGACCTGGCGGACGTGCTGCCGCTCACCAAGCAGGCCAGGCAGCTCAACCCGGCGCTCACCGTGATGGCCTCGCCGTGGACGGCGCCCGCCTGGATGAAGGACGGCGGCAGCCTGAACGGCGGCTGGCTGAAGGCCGAGTACTACGGCTCCTACGCCCAGTACTTCGTGAAGTACCTGCAGGCCTACCAGGCCCAGGGCGTGCCGGTGAACTACGTGACGGTGCAGAACGAGCCGACCTGCTGCGCCGGTTACCCGTCGATGAGCTGGAACGGCTCGGGCCTCGCCTACTTCACCAAGAACAACCTGCTGCCGGCGCTCTCCGGGGCGGGTCTCGCCACCAAGGTCCTGGCGCTGGACTGGAACTGGGACCAGTACAACGGCTACGCCGCCCCGGTGGTGGACGACGCGGCGATCCGCACCCACCCCAACTTCGGCGGCATGGCCTGGCACGGCTACGGCGGCGACGTCGCGACGCAGACCACGGTGCACAACCAGTACCCGACGATGGACGCCTTCGACACCGAGCACTCCGGCGGCACCTGGATCGGCAACCAGCAGCAGGAGGACATGCGCAACATCATCGACTACACCCGCAACTGGGGTAAGTCGGTGACCAAGTGGAGCCTCGCCGTCGACCAGAACATGGGCCCGCACTACGGAGGCTGTGGTACCTGCACCGGCCTGGTCACGGTGCACAACGGGGACTCCCGCAGCGGCCAGGTGGACTACACGGTCGAGTACTACACCATGGGCCATCTCACCAAGTTCGTGAAGCCCGGCGCGTACCGGATCGCCTCCACCGCCAACTCCGCGGTGCCGAACGTGGCCTGGCAGAACCCGGACGGCTCCAAGGCGCTGATCGCCTACAACGACAGCGGCAGCGCGCAGACCGTCCGGGTGCTCTGGGGCGGCCAGAACTTCAGCTACAGCCTGCCCGCGAAGACCTCGGCCACCTTCACCTGGGCCGGTGCCCAGGGCGGTGGCGGCGGCGCGACCGGCCGGATCACCGGCCTGGCGGGCAAGTGCCTGGACGTGGCGGGCGCCAACTCCGCCAACGGCACCGCCGTCCAGCTCTACGACTGCAACGGCACCGCCGCCCAGACCTGGACGGTCGGCGGCGACGGCACCGTCCGCGCGTTCGGCAAGTGCCTGGACGTGGCCGCCGGTTCGACCGCGGACGGCGCCAAGACCCAGCTGTACGACTGCAACGGCACGGGCGCCCAGCAGTGGACGTACAACCCCGCGACGCACGACCTCGTCAACCCGCAGGCGAACAAGTGCCTGGACGTGTCCGACAACAGCTCGGCCAACGGCGCGCGGATCCAGATCTGGAGCTGCACGGGTGCGGCCAACCAGAAGTGGACGGCCCCGACCGCCTGACGGTCGGTGGCACGGACGCGCCCGGTTCCGCCGCAGGGGGCGGAACCGGGCGCGTCGTCGTACCGTCAGGCGCCGAGCTGCCAGACCGTGCCGTGGCCGGCGAGTGTGACGGCCGCGAGGACGGCGAGGTCGGCGATGCCGAGCGCGATGCCGAGCACCGCCCGGCCGCGCCGGCCGGTGCCGCGGACCAGCGCCAGCGTGCCGAGCACGATCGCGACCGGGCCGAGCACCACGTTGAAGAGCAGCAGGCCCGGCAGGGCCAGCAGAAAGGAGGCGACGGCCATCTGGTCGCCGTCGGCGGCGGAGCGGGATGTGGCGAGCTGTTCCATGGCAGGACTCCGGTGGGAGGTCGTGGGATGCCGGGACGTCGGGGCGGGCCTCGGTGACGGCCCGCCGTCAGCGGTGCCGGACGCGGGCGATCCGCTCGCGGGCGCCGAAGGCGAGCAGCCAGAGCGCGATCGCGGCGGAGACGGCCAGGAAGACCGGCATGGAGGTGTGGATCGCGGCCCCCGCGAGGAGGCTCATGGCGACGATGACGATCAGAAGGCTCACGGCAGGTGTGTCCTCTCCCCGGTCGGCGGCCGATTCGGTGTACGACTGTTCGCCGACTTCTCCATCGTACGCTCGCCAAAGTCGGCAAACAGTTGTTTACTGAATGATGTGAGTCACACCCCCGGGGTCCGCCAGGCCCAGAAGCAGCAGAGCCGCCGTGCCCTCCTCGACGCCGCCCTCGGGCTGCTGGAGCACCAGAACCTCAGCGGCATCGGCGTCCGCGAGGTCACCCGAGAGGCCGGACTCTCGCCGGCCGGGTTCTACCGGCACTTCCGCGACCTGTCCGAACTGGCCGTGGTGCTGGTCGAGGAGTCACTGGCCAGCCTGCACGGGATGATCCGCCGGGTGCTGGCCGAGCAGGACGGCTCCGAGGAGATCATCGACCGCACCGTCGATCTGATCGCCGACCACGTCCGCGAGCACCGGGCGCATGTGCGCTTCCTGGCGCGTGAGCGGCACGGCGGGGTCCGGCCGGTCCGCGAGGCCATCGCCGCCGAGTTCGAACGCTTCACGGACGAGGTGGCGGCCGGCCTCGGCGCGCAGCCGGCCGCGGCCGGCTGGTCGGCGGAGGACCTGCGGATGCTCGCCGGCCTGTACGTCGAGCACATGGTGGCGACGGCGGCGGCCTTCATGGAGGGTGGGCCGGCCGAGGAGGCGCGGATCGCCCGTGCCGCCCGCACCCGGCTGCGGCTGATCAGCGCCGGCCGCCGGCACTGGCTGGACGAGGGCTGACACTCCGTCGTGCGGGCAGTGCCGGCCGGCGACTCTCGTAACCCGTAATTCATACAAGCGCATTGACACAATTTCATGGACACGCCAACTTTGGAGGACCCCCACAGACCGAGAGGCCCTCCCATGAAGAAGCCGCTCATCGGCGCGTCCCTGGCCCTGCTGCTCGGCGGCGCCACCGCGCTGGCCGGTGCCGCCCCCGCCTCCGCCGCGAGCGCCCCCGCGGCCGTCGCCGTCAACTTCGCCGGCACGGTGGCGCTCAGCAACTGCTCCGGATCGGTCGTCCGGCTGCCCGCGTCCACGGCCTCCGACCCCGCCCTGGTGCTCACCAACGGCCACTGCCTGGAGACCGGGATGCCCTCCCCGGGCCAGGTCATCACCAACCGCTCGTCCAGTCGGAGCTTCACCCTGCTCAGCTCCTCCGGCGGCAGCCTCGGCACGCTGCGGGCGAGCAAGGTGGTCTACAGCACCATGACCGACACCGATGTGACGCTCTACCAGCTGAACACCACCTACTCGGCCATCCAGTCCCGCTACGGCATCGCCCCGCTCACCCTCTCGGCGAGCCACCCGGCGGCCGGCGCCTCGATCAAGGTGGTCTCCGGGTACTGGAAGAGGATCTACTCCTGCAGCGTGGACGGGTTCGCCTACCGGCTGAAGGAGGGCGGCTGGACCTGGAAGGACGCCGTCCGCTACACCTCCAGCTGCAACACCATCGGCGGCACCTCCGGCTCGCCGGTCGTCGACACCGCCACCGGCCAGGTCGTCGCCGTCAACAACACCGGCAACGAGGACGGCGAGCGCTGCACCGAGAACAACCCCTGCGAGGTCGACCAGAACGGCACGGTGACCGTCCGCAAGGGCATCAACTACGCCGAGGAGACCTACCTCATCCCCGCCTGCTTCGCCGCCGGCAACAAGCTCGACCTCACCCGGTCCGGCTGCGCGCTGCCCAAGCCGTAGCCCCGGCCGCGGCCCGAGCCGCAGCCCTCGTCGAAGCCCGCCCGGCGCCCGCGCGCCCGGGCCCCACAGCCACCTGCCGCCCCCTCCCGAGGGCCGCCCGCCGACCGGCGGGCGGCCCTCGCGGCATTCCCGGGCGCCCGACCCGCGGGACTTCTCGAAGCAGTGAATCAGTGCTTCAATACTTGGCATGGCATACCGACGCACCCCCGCCGTCCAGGCCCGGCTGGACGCCCAGCGCGCCGCCGTGCTCCAGGCGGCCGTGGCGCTTCTCGCCGAGCGCGGCTACGCGGGCTGCTCGGTCGCCGCCGTCGCGGAACGCGCCGGCATCGCCACCGGCTCCATGTACCGCCACTTCGCCGGCAAGTCCGACCTCGCCGTCGAACTCTTCCGCACGGTCGTCGGCCGGGAGGTCGCCGCCGTCACCGAGGCCGTGGCCCGCGAGGAGACCCCGCAGCGCCGGGTCGCCGCGGTCGTCGAAACCTTCGCCGCCCGCGCCCTCAAGGCCCCCCGCCGCGCCTACGCGCTGCTCGCCGAACCCGTCGACCCGGTCGTCGACGCCGAACGCCTGGTCTTCCGCCGCGCCTTTCGCGACGTCATCGCCGCGCAGATCGCCGCCGCCGTCGACAGCGGCGAACTCCCGCCCCAGGACGCCGAACTGACCGCCGCCGCGCTGGTCGGCGCGATCGGCGAGGCGCTCGTCGGCCCGCTCGCCGCCGGCGGTGACCCCGGCGACACCATCCCCGCGCTCACCGCCTTCGCACTGCGCGCCCTCGGCGCCCCCGAGGCCGCGCCCGCGCACCGCTCGGCCCAGCACTGAACCACCCTGCAGGCCACCCGCCCCGCAGACCACCGCCCCGCAGACCACCGCCCAGGAGGACGGCAATGCCGACGCACGAGGTCACCAACCAGGTCCCCGACCCGTACGGCCACGACGTCGCCTCCGACCCGGCTCTGCTCTCCGCCCTGCACCGGGCCGGCGCCGGCTGGGCCGAGGACGAGCTCCACGAACTCGGCCGCCTCGCCGGCTCCGAGGAGGCCGACACCTGGGGCCGGCTCGCCAACGAGAACCCGCCCGTGCTGCGCACCCACGACCGCTACGGCCACCGCGTGGACGAGGTCGAGTTCCACCCGTACTGGCACCGGCTGATGGACACCGCCGTCCG
This genomic window from Streptomyces sp. TLI_235 contains:
- a CDS encoding glucosylceramidase: MAWPPPHHAARKRRAAAALLSGALAVTGLLAGAPGAHAAGETVNVWLTTTDDAGGRHVTRGLAQQAAFTFTAGAGSGGQLISVDESTRYQQFTGGGASFTDTAAWLMNGSGALSAAARDEAMRRLFSPTEGIGLSFLRNPMGSSDLARYGYTYDDLPAGSVDPALNGFTIAHDLADVLPLTKQARQLNPALTVMASPWTAPAWMKDGGSLNGGWLKAEYYGSYAQYFVKYLQAYQAQGVPVNYVTVQNEPTCCAGYPSMSWNGSGLAYFTKNNLLPALSGAGLATKVLALDWNWDQYNGYAAPVVDDAAIRTHPNFGGMAWHGYGGDVATQTTVHNQYPTMDAFDTEHSGGTWIGNQQQEDMRNIIDYTRNWGKSVTKWSLAVDQNMGPHYGGCGTCTGLVTVHNGDSRSGQVDYTVEYYTMGHLTKFVKPGAYRIASTANSAVPNVAWQNPDGSKALIAYNDSGSAQTVRVLWGGQNFSYSLPAKTSATFTWAGAQGGGGGATGRITGLAGKCLDVAGANSANGTAVQLYDCNGTAAQTWTVGGDGTVRAFGKCLDVAAGSTADGAKTQLYDCNGTGAQQWTYNPATHDLVNPQANKCLDVSDNSSANGARIQIWSCTGAANQKWTAPTA
- a CDS encoding TetR family transcriptional regulator → MSHTPGVRQAQKQQSRRALLDAALGLLEHQNLSGIGVREVTREAGLSPAGFYRHFRDLSELAVVLVEESLASLHGMIRRVLAEQDGSEEIIDRTVDLIADHVREHRAHVRFLARERHGGVRPVREAIAAEFERFTDEVAAGLGAQPAAAGWSAEDLRMLAGLYVEHMVATAAAFMEGGPAEEARIARAARTRLRLISAGRRHWLDEG
- a CDS encoding trypsin-like peptidase; the protein is MKKPLIGASLALLLGGATALAGAAPASAASAPAAVAVNFAGTVALSNCSGSVVRLPASTASDPALVLTNGHCLETGMPSPGQVITNRSSSRSFTLLSSSGGSLGTLRASKVVYSTMTDTDVTLYQLNTTYSAIQSRYGIAPLTLSASHPAAGASIKVVSGYWKRIYSCSVDGFAYRLKEGGWTWKDAVRYTSSCNTIGGTSGSPVVDTATGQVVAVNNTGNEDGERCTENNPCEVDQNGTVTVRKGINYAEETYLIPACFAAGNKLDLTRSGCALPKP
- a CDS encoding TetR family transcriptional regulator, coding for MAYRRTPAVQARLDAQRAAVLQAAVALLAERGYAGCSVAAVAERAGIATGSMYRHFAGKSDLAVELFRTVVGREVAAVTEAVAREETPQRRVAAVVETFAARALKAPRRAYALLAEPVDPVVDAERLVFRRAFRDVIAAQIAAAVDSGELPPQDAELTAAALVGAIGEALVGPLAAGGDPGDTIPALTAFALRALGAPEAAPAHRSAQH